The Streptomyces liliiviolaceus sequence CGACGGTCAGCCCGGCCGCCGCCATCTCGTTGCGGATACGCCGCAACAGAGGTTCGATGCGTCCGGTACCGAGCACCGAATAGTCGATGTTGTACTGGTTCGCGGGCGTCAGTCCCCGGTAGTTGGCGTCCCAGGCGTGCTCGTAGGTGTCCTTGAAGACGATGAACTCCAGCTCGGTGCCCACCTGTGCGGTGAAGCCGTGCTCGGCGAGCCGCTCCAGCTGGCGGCGCAGGATCTGCCGGGGCGCGGCCACGACGGGCGAGCCGTCGTTCCAGGCGAGGTCGGCGACGAGCATGGCCGTGCCCTCGTTCCAGGGCACCCGGCGGAGGGTGGCCAGGTCCGGGTGCATGGCGAAGTCGCCGTAACCACGCTCCCAGGACGACATCTCGTAGCCGTCGACCGTGTTCATGTCGGCGTCGACCGCGAGGAGGTAGTTGCAGCCCTCCGTGCCGTGTCTCAGGACGTCGTCGAGGAAGAAGCGTGCGGCGAACCGCTTGCCCTGGAGCCGGCCCTGCATGTCCGGGAAGGCCAGGACGACCGTGTCGATCTCGCCGCTCGCGACGAGGGCGTGCAACTCCTCGACGGAAAGCGGGGGTGTGCGGTCTGCCACGGAAAGGGCCTCCTTCGGTTCGGCCAGGAACCTTCCCCCGGCCATCCCCTGCCATCTCTGGCCGTCGATGATCGGCAATGGCCCTAAGGTATTGCGGGGAACCATTGCTTGGGAAGGGGGCGCGGCCGGATGCCGGACTCTGATCCACACGGCCACGGCGACCGGCTGGCGCCGGTGCTGCGGCCGGTGCGCGCGGGCAACGGCTTCGAGGAGGCGCTGGAGCAGATCCTCCAGGTCGTCCGGCTGGGTCTGGTCGCCGGGGGTGAACGGCTGCCCGCCGAGCGGGAGTTGGCGCAGCGGCTCGGGATCAGCCGGGTGACGCTCCGGGAGGTCCTGAAGGTGCTGCAGGACCAGGGGCTCGTCGAGTCCCGGCGCGGCCGGTACGGGGGCACCTTCGTACGGGTCCGTCCCGAGGCGACCGGGGCGACGGGCGGGGCCGCCCTGCGCAGGCGCGTCGAGGGGGTCGAGGGCATCGACATCGAGGACGTACTGCGCTTCCGTGAGGTGCTGGAGGTCGGCGCGGCGGAACTCTGCGCGGCCCACGGGCTCTCCGGGGCGCGGGCCGGGCTCCTGCGCGATGCGCTGGCCCGCACGCAGGACGCTCCGCTGGCGGAGTACCGGCGCCTGGACACCCTCCTCCACCTCACCCTCGCGGAGCTGTCCGGTTCGCCGACCCTCACCGCCCAGTACGCGGCCGTCCGCTCGACCGTGAACGACCTCCTCGACTGCATCCCCCTGCTGGTACGCAACCTGGAGCATTCGCAGCGGCAGCACGCGGCGCTGGTCGAGGCGGTGCTGGCCGGGGACGCGGACGGGGCGCGCGGGGCGATGCGTGAGCACTGCGCGGGTACGGCTGCGCTGCTGCGCGGCTTCCTGACGTAACCGGGCACTCGGCCGGTTCATTGGCAAAGGTATGAGTTCGCAGTCTTTGGACGACTCTCGGCGGGAGTGGTGGATGTGGGGAGCGCGGGGACGGCCGACCGGCCGCTGATCGGGGTCAGTACGTATCTGGAGACGGCGCGGTGGGGGGTGTGGGAGCTGGAGGCGGCACTGTTGCCGGCCGGCTATCCGCGGCTGGTCCAGGCGGCGGGCGGGCTGGCCGCGATGCTGCCGCCCGATGATCCTGCGTACGCCGCGGGGGTCGTGGCCCGGCTCGACGGGCTGGTGATCGCGGGCGGCCCCGATGTGGACCCGTCCCGGTACGGGGCCGAGCGCGACCCGCGCTGCGGGCCCGAGGCGCGGGCGCGTGACGGCTGGGAGCTCGCGCTGATCGAGGCGGCGCTGGCGTCCGGGACGCCGTTGCTCGGCATCTGCCGGGGGATGCAGCTGCTGAACGTCGCGCTCGGCGGGACGCTCGTGCAGCACATCGACGGGCATGTCGAGGCGGTGGGGGTGTTCGGACGGCACGTGGTGAAGCCGGTGCCGGGGTCGCTCTGCGCGGCCCTGCTCGGCGCTGAGGCGTCGTCCGTGCCGACGTATCACCACCAGGCGGTGGGGCGGATGGGGACGGGGCTCGTGGCGAGCGCGTTCGCGGAGGACGGCACGGTGGAGGCGGTGGAACTACCTGGCCCCGGATGGACCCTGGGAGTCCAATGGCACCCGGAGATGGGGGTGGACCTGCGGGTGATGAAGGGCTTGGTACACAGGTCGACCCCTTCGGCGCCCTGACCCTGGGCCCGGGGGCCGGCTTGAGTGTCGACTGCGGGCGGGTGGGGCGCGCGCCCGGGGGCCCACCGGGCGGTTTGTGTCTGCGGGTCCGCTGTGGCTGGTCGCGCAGTTCCCCGCGCCCCTAGGGGGTGGGGGCTGCGGCGAGTTGTCGGCTGGACGCCGATGGGGGCCGGGGGAGCTGCGGTGGGTTGTCGGGTGCGGGTCGACGACGGTTGCTCGCGCAGTTCCCCGAGCCCCTGACGGGGCGAGGCAAGGCCGGACACGTCATGTCACGGAAACACCCCTACGAACCACCCTCAACCTCCAACACCCCACCAGAGGACCCACCCCCCAGGGGCGCGGGGAACGGCGCAACCAGCCACAGCGGACCCGCAGAACACAACCCGCCCGAAGCCACCCCCACTCAGGGGCGCGAGGAACGGCGCGACCAGCCACAGCGGACCCGCAGACGACGACCCGGCCGAAGCCACCCCCTCCCAGGGGCGCGGGGAACGGCGCGACCAGCCGCAGCGGGTCCGCAGCCGACGACCCGGTCCGAGGGCCCCCAGGCCCGGAGGGAACACCCCCCGCCCCCTACGACCGCGTCAACGCCAAAAGATCCCGCGCAGGCCCCGCCGGCCGATGCCCCGTCGGCCACACCGCCCGGAGGGCCCGGCTCAGTCGGACCCCGTCCACCGGAATCTCCACCAGCCGCCGCGCGGACAGCTCCTCGCCGAGGGCCAGTTCGCTCAGGACCGCCGGCCCCGCCCCCGACGCCGCGGACGCCTTCACCGCCGTCGTCGACGACAGCTCGATCAGCGGGCGGGCCGGCCCGCCGAGCGCCGCGTCCAGCACCTGCCGCGTCCCCGACCCCTCCTCCCGCAGGATCAGCGGCGTAGCCGCCAACTCCCCCACGTCGAGCGCCCGCCGCCGCCGCGCCCACGCGTGCCCGGGCGCGGTGACCACGATCAGCCGGTCGTGCGCGATCACCACCGAGTCGAGCCCGCCCGCCACGGACACCCCCTCCACGAACCCGAGGTCCGCCTCACCCGAGAGCACCCGCTCGGCCACCACCGTCGAGTTCCCGGCGAGCAGCGACACCGCCGTGTCCGGCCGCTGCCCCCGCAACGCGATGAGCCAGCCCGGCAACAGGTACTCCGCGATCGTCATGCTCGCGGCCACCCTCAGCCGCGAGTCCCGCCGGTCCCGCAGCGCCTGCGCCCCCGCGTCGAACGCCTCCGCCGCCTCCACCACCCGCCGGGCCCAGTCCGTGACCAGCGCCCCCGCGTCGGTGAGCCGTGACCCCCTGGGCGACCGCTCCACCAGCGCGACCCCCAACTGCCGTTCCATGGAACGGATCCGGCTGCTGGCGGCGGGCTGGGTGATCCCGAGTTCCCGCGCCGCCCGGCCGAGGCTCCCGAGCCGCGCCACGGCGAGCAGCAGCTCCAGCGCGCCCAGCTCGGGCACCCGGTGCGACAGCCCGCCGCCCGTCCCCGCCACCGCACGGACCGGCCGGTCGTCCGTCCCGTCACTCCGACTCATAAACCCACCTTATGCCCCCATAGGCCGGAACTCCCTGGTGACCGCCCCGTCCGGGCGGCACCGTGGACGCATGGTCACCGCCGTCCCCCGCCTTCCCACCCACAGAGGGCACACCGATCACCTCGGCCCCACCCGGCCCCGCCCCGCCCCCGCCGCCTTCACCGTCCGTCACCTCGGACCCAACTGGTACGCCCCCGTCATGGGCACCGCGATCGTGGCCACGGCGG is a genomic window containing:
- a CDS encoding FadR/GntR family transcriptional regulator, with the protein product MPDSDPHGHGDRLAPVLRPVRAGNGFEEALEQILQVVRLGLVAGGERLPAERELAQRLGISRVTLREVLKVLQDQGLVESRRGRYGGTFVRVRPEATGATGGAALRRRVEGVEGIDIEDVLRFREVLEVGAAELCAAHGLSGARAGLLRDALARTQDAPLAEYRRLDTLLHLTLAELSGSPTLTAQYAAVRSTVNDLLDCIPLLVRNLEHSQRQHAALVEAVLAGDADGARGAMREHCAGTAALLRGFLT
- a CDS encoding gamma-glutamyl-gamma-aminobutyrate hydrolase family protein, with the translated sequence MVDVGSAGTADRPLIGVSTYLETARWGVWELEAALLPAGYPRLVQAAGGLAAMLPPDDPAYAAGVVARLDGLVIAGGPDVDPSRYGAERDPRCGPEARARDGWELALIEAALASGTPLLGICRGMQLLNVALGGTLVQHIDGHVEAVGVFGRHVVKPVPGSLCAALLGAEASSVPTYHHQAVGRMGTGLVASAFAEDGTVEAVELPGPGWTLGVQWHPEMGVDLRVMKGLVHRSTPSAP
- a CDS encoding LysR family transcriptional regulator, producing MSRSDGTDDRPVRAVAGTGGGLSHRVPELGALELLLAVARLGSLGRAARELGITQPAASSRIRSMERQLGVALVERSPRGSRLTDAGALVTDWARRVVEAAEAFDAGAQALRDRRDSRLRVAASMTIAEYLLPGWLIALRGQRPDTAVSLLAGNSTVVAERVLSGEADLGFVEGVSVAGGLDSVVIAHDRLIVVTAPGHAWARRRRALDVGELAATPLILREEGSGTRQVLDAALGGPARPLIELSSTTAVKASAASGAGPAVLSELALGEELSARRLVEIPVDGVRLSRALRAVWPTGHRPAGPARDLLALTRS